The nucleotide window gtaacctgcccagaTCGCATAGCTTACAAGTGGCTAGGATTCGTTCCTGGGCATTCTAGTTACAGAGTTCCTATCGTTCCACTCTGTTGCCTTTCACTTGAGAATTACGGCAGTGCCTGGTGTATATCTGCTGGCTTCCTGTCGTCTGGacgttttcattttatagatgagaaaaaacaGCTCACagaggttaggtgacttgcccaaggccactcgTCTGGTAAGTaaaggagctgggatttgaactcaagagTTGCCTCTTACACTACATCGGGATGGGAGTGCCCGGGATAGTCTGGGAGCGGGGGGAATCCCTGTGTATGTGGGGCCTTGCGGCAGCCCCTCGGTATAATAGGGAGTTCTTGGAAGGTAAGGAGAGACAGGCCACCTTGCCGGGGTTGTACTCATTATCCTCAATGAGACGGGCCAGCCCGAAGTCAGCGATCTTGCACACCAGCCGTTCCCCAACAAGGATGTTGGCTGCCCTCAGGTCGCGGTGGATATAGTTCATGCGCTCCATGTAGGCCATGCCCTCAGCTACCTAGGGGGGCCAAGGTACGGATAGAAGGGAACATTTGTGGGTGGCTTGTGTGAGAGATCATTTGAAAaacccactttccagatgaggacactgaggctcagagatgggcAGTGCTCTGCCTCAGGTCGCACAGATGATCCCGTGGATGGGGCTGTACTTCCAGGGATAGGGTAGGTGCTCGAGGGCACAAGGATTTGTGGAGAATTAATAGGGGTGGAGTCTGAGATAAAGGCTGCTGCCTTTTACCTGGGCTGCCATGTCCACCAACTGGGGCAGTGTCAAATCCTGGCCCTCCTGGTCCTTGAGGAACTCCAGCAAGCTACCTGAGGAAAGGAACTCAGAAAATCAGCTGCAAGACTACCGCGGGTTCCAGGCCAGCCTTCTCTCGCTTGGCCCCGCCCCTGTCCAGAGCCCTGCTCACGGCGCTTGGCCCCGCCCCGTTCCCAGCCCTCTCACTTAGATCCGTCCCCACCCAGGATCCTGCCAGGTGCCTCAATCCCTCATAGGTCTCACCCAGGCCCAGGTCCCACAGACACCCGGACTCTGCCTACAGCTCATTTCTCGTCCTCCTCCGAACCCCTAGACACGTCCCACTCAGACTCCGCCCCAGATCCCGCCTCTTCACAGATTCGGTCTTTACTCGCCCAAGCCCCACCCACCAGCTGAcactccccgcccctcccgccctgCCGCGGCCGAGGCTCCACCCCCCCAGACCTAGCCTCAGCCCCGGCCAGTCTACCCTGGCCCCGCCCCACCACCAGCACTCACGGGGTTTCACCCATCCCGGCCTCGCTCTCTGACTCCACCGAGTCCCCTGTCCCGTCGCGTCACAGATCGCCACTCAGAACCCTCCCCTAGAGATCCCCATCTGAACTTCCTCCCAAATCCCGCCCTCCCAGACTCCGCCTCCTGACCCTGCCCCTCACCGTGGCACATGAACTCTGTCACGATGTAGATGGGCTCCTCTGACACCACGGCGTACAGCTGCACCAGCTTGTCGTGCCGCAGCAGCTTCATGATCtgcgcctcctccaggaaggccttCGGGGACATGGTTCCCGGCTTCAGCGTCTTCACCGCCACCTTCGTGCTGCCATTCCACATGCCTGCCAGGTGGCCGCGGTTCGTCAGCACCGGCTCGCCGACATCCCAAGCCCTCGCCCAGCCCCCGGGACCTCGGGACCTGCGTACCCAGCCACACGTCTCCGAAGCAGCCGGTGCCTAGCCGGCGCTGGAGCGTGATGGAGCTGCGGCTGATCTCCCAGGCGTCCTTGGCCAGGCCCATTGTCTGCGGCTTCATGGTGGTGCAGGCCGCTGTGAGCAGGTGGCATAGCCCATCGTTCACCTctgaggagtggggtggggggtgttgaaGGTCACGGGCAGGCCAGGATGCCCCACACATTCCTCATCCCATCCCaggctccccccaacccccccgagATCAGTGGAAAGGAACTAGGCCACAGGTGAGGTCACAGGCTGGGGCAGAAGACAACCTGACCCACTGAGTAGGTGAACATGTTCCTGTCCAAGGAAGGAGGTGGCACCAAGAGGGAGAGATGATCCctgcagggatggggtggggtgggggtgtccttCCCATAGGAGGTGGCCTCCAACTGGGCCTCCAAGGTTATGGTGGGATTCTAACAGGTAGAAATGGAGTCAGGGATTCCAGACAAAGATGTGGACATGAGGCCTTCCCCTTTCCATGGACCTCATCTTTGGCCTAATCAACCAAAGCAGAAACCTGAGCATTGATTCCCAGCTTCCTCTCAACCCATCAGCCCATCCTGCAAGTCAGGCCTGTTCAGCCTCCTACCCAGCTCGGACATTAGGGGGCACCCTTTGGACGTGGACAGCCTCACCCCTGTTTCCTCTGGAATCCTACAGAGCAGGATCCTGGGCTGGAAACCCAGAAACTGGGGTTCCAGTTCTGCCCCAGGCACTACTGCTTTGGgagcccctttccttccctgggcCTAATTCTCAGCGGGTTGGTTCAGGGATCCGAAGCACACACCAGCCCTGAGGGCCAGCCTCACCAACGTAGTGCTGCACCAGCTCCTGCACTGAGTTGAACTGGGCCCGTGTGGTGATGTAATAGCCACCCGTGTCCAGCTTGCGGATTTTGTAATGCTTCACATGGTCGCCTCTGGCCTCGTCCCAATCTCGGATGGACAGGGAGTAGGCACCTGTGGGAAAGGGTCACCTTCAAGCCtgctctcctccccactcctgaTCTGGGAGCCTGAGAGGCTCAAATGCCTGAGGACTGGGAATGTGGATGGCCAAATCCCTTGAACCCGGTCCCAGTCTTATCTCTGCCCTCCCATCCCTGTCCCAGTCTGGGCCCTGGGCCTTGACCCAAACCCCTCGCCACTTCTCCTAGCCCCACCATAATAGCCCGGCTTCCCAGTTGCCCCTTCCCAGGACCCTACCTTTGGTAGTCTCACTCTCACGAACGAGGAAGGCCCCCCGGGCGTTCCCCGGGGAGAGCAGCTGCCTCTCCGCATCCTTCCTCCCGATCTTTCCAAAGTACCACCTGTTGGGAAGGGCCAGAAAGAGGCAGATCCACCCAGTTCAACCCCCAACTCGGCCTCCTGTGGGGAAAAGCCACCTCAGGAGCCAAGATTCCAGCTCCTCACCCATGAAACGGGGCTCATACACCTGCTTTGCAGCCTGGTCATGAGGAGCATGGAGACAGGAATGTAGAATTCTTGGCTCACAGGAGTGCCCAATAAAGGTTAGGCTTCTCCTCATTCTCTGGGTTTCTCTTCAATTAAAATCGTGAGGACCCCCGTCGTCCGTGACCTCATCAGGGTGCCACCAGTCCCTTAATGCATCTCACTACTGATCCTCTAGGggctcattttgcagatgaggaacttgaggctcagagagaggaagtgacctGCCCATAGGACTGGCTGATGAAGTCTACCTGCCCAGCCTAGTTCTTTTCTCACTACCCCGGCAATCTCTCAGATCCTTCTTCCCACACTCCTCCCTACCCCCAAACCCTTTCCTCCTGTGACTTCCACACGACAGCCActcctgcttttcttcccctctttctgaCTGTTCCTGTCTGGCTCTGACTGCTGcttttcctccacattcttaAATTTggatattcttggggcacctgggtggctcagttggttaagcgtcgacttcggctcaggtcatgatctcatggtttgtgagttcgagccccgcgtcgggctctgtgctgacagctcagagcctggagcctgcttcagattctgtctccctctctctctgcccctcccccacttgtgctctgtctctctctgcctatcaaaaataaataaaatgtaaaaaaaaataaaaaattttaaatttggatgTTCTTCTAAGTCTCAACTTCAACCTCAGGCCCAAGCATTCCTGCTCTCTCTTGGATATTCTTCCTGGGACCAAatgatagcttaaaaaaaaaaaaaattggcgggggcacctgggtggctcagtcagttgagtgtctgacttcagctcaagtcatgatctcacagttcatgagttcaagccctacattgggcttgcTCCTGTCagtttagagcctgctttggatcttctgtccgcaccccccttccccctcctctctctctccccatctctctgtgtcaaaaataaataatttaaaagaaa belongs to Panthera tigris isolate Pti1 chromosome C1, P.tigris_Pti1_mat1.1, whole genome shotgun sequence and includes:
- the FGR gene encoding tyrosine-protein kinase Fgr isoform X2; the protein is MGCVFCKKLEPGTKEDVGLQGDFRGSGAVDHYGPDPTQARPVSSFVHIPNYNNFPTQSTSTPFLDGGVIRGISGAGVTLFTALYDYEARTEDDLTFTKGEKFHILNNTEGDWWEARSLSSGQTGYIPSNYVAPVDSIQAEEWYFGKIGRKDAERQLLSPGNARGAFLVRESETTKGAYSLSIRDWDEARGDHVKHYKIRKLDTGGYYITTRAQFNSVQELVQHYVEVNDGLCHLLTAACTTMKPQTMGLAKDAWEISRSSITLQRRLGTGCFGDVWLGMWNGSTKVAVKTLKPGTMSPKAFLEEAQIMKLLRHDKLVQLYAVVSEEPIYIVTEFMCHGSLLEFLKDQEGQDLTLPQLVDMAAQVAEGMAYMERMNYIHRDLRAANILVGERLVCKIADFGLARLIEDNEYNPGKGAKFPIKWTAPEAALFGRFTIKSDVWSFGILLTELISKGRVPYPGMNNREVLEQVEHGYHMPCPPGCPASLYEAMEQTWRLDPEERPTFEYLQSFLEDYFTSTEPQYQPGDQT
- the FGR gene encoding tyrosine-protein kinase Fgr isoform X1, translated to MGCVFCKKLEPGTKEDVGLQGDFRGSGAVDHYGPDPTQARPVSSFVHIPNYNNFPTQSTSTPFLDGGVIRGISGAGVTLFTALYDYEARTEDDLTFTKGEKFHILNNTEGDWWEARSLSSGQTGYIPSNYVAPVDSIQAEEWYFGKIGRKDAERQLLSPGNARGAFLVRESETTKGAYSLSIRDWDEARGDHVKHYKIRKLDTGGYYITTRAQFNSVQELVQHYVEVNDGLCHLLTAACTTMKPQTMGLAKDAWEISRSSITLQRRLGTGCFGDVWLGMWNGSTKVAVKTLKPGTMSPKAFLEEAQIMKLLRHDKLVQLYAVVSEEPIYIVTEFMCHGSLLEFLKDQEGQDLTLPQLVDMAAQVAEGMAYMERMNYIHRDLRAANILVGERLVCKIADFGLARLIEDNEYNPGKGPSSLSSGQLQRLLSLADSPSSQMCGPLGSCSLNSSARAEFPTQA